A single window of Bacteroidota bacterium DNA harbors:
- the rplS gene encoding 50S ribosomal protein L19: MDSIKFVEKAMFAESKLPVFKAGDTVTVHYKIKEGDKERVQQYTGVVIQRKGQGSGQSFTVRKISNGVGVERVFPLQSIYIDKIEVNKSGVVRRAKLFYLRELTGKSARIQEKKDLDKNEANTDAAKKEVKEAPKKEAKAAEKKEVKAAS, from the coding sequence ATGGATTCAATTAAGTTTGTTGAGAAAGCGATGTTTGCCGAAAGCAAACTTCCTGTATTTAAAGCCGGAGATACTGTAACTGTTCATTATAAGATCAAAGAAGGTGATAAAGAACGTGTTCAGCAATACACAGGTGTTGTTATACAACGTAAAGGACAAGGTTCCGGACAATCATTTACCGTTCGTAAAATATCGAATGGCGTTGGTGTTGAACGCGTGTTCCCTTTACAATCAATTTATATTGACAAAATTGAAGTGAACAAGAGCGGCGTTGTACGCAGGGCCAAATTGTTCTACTTACGCGAACTAACAGGTAAGAGCGCCCGTATCCAGGAGAAAAAAGATCTGGATAAAAACGAAGCAAACACAGATGCTGCAAAAAAAGAAGTGAAAGAAGCTCCTAAGAAGGAAGCAAAAGCGGCTGAAAAGAAAGAAGTTAAAGCTGCATCATAA
- a CDS encoding VCBS repeat-containing protein, which yields MIAKAQPWFGRVDSIPVKIGNADVLFPWAGGLNYCQFSQIDLDQDGIKDLFVFDRTGYKVSTFINKGTSNAVDYVFAPQYRDKFLVFEEWVLLADYNCDGKEDIFAYTNGGMKVYRNDSDPGNGLKFTLITPLLLSHYHPNNYNLYVSSVDIPAISDIDGDGDLDIVTMSIMGTFMEYHQNMSKEIKGNCDTLAFELATTCWGNFAENSFDNKVNLNLSCKVSNYAPDQKPPHLLHSGSCELCLDVDGDGDKEILIGGISATNLTLVVNGGTPTFAKMTSQDAAYPPSSPVNMTIFPCAFYLDVDNDGLSDMLVSPNAPNASENFTSVLMYKNTGSTNSVTFTFQKNNFLQDQMIDLGEGAYPVFFDYNGDGIKDLLVGNYKYYSSSTLQSKIALFKNTGTLTKPSFELVTRDYANLASLNIINMIPAFGDLDGDGDQDMIIGDSFGKLYYFTNTPVVGVASFTLTNTSFKDNAGTIIDVGGYAAPQLIDVDRDTKLDLIIGSSSGKLAYYRNTGTVNAPVFTKMAAAFGGVDVVRKSTYSITGYSVPYMFDAGGSYKLLIGSESGYLYYYTNIDGNLSGNFTLVDSSYQKVWEGSRIAPNGTDINSDGLVDLAIGNYAGGVSMFYGQTTNSVNSIDERQIAFDLYPNPASDELTIKLYSIKDRVTLSIVDIFGREVKQFSSDGSLFKTNVSFLAGGLYICRLQFEDTDGRPVFGSKRFVIAR from the coding sequence ATGATTGCAAAGGCTCAACCCTGGTTCGGTCGGGTTGATAGTATTCCGGTTAAAATCGGTAATGCCGATGTTTTGTTTCCTTGGGCAGGTGGCCTGAATTACTGCCAGTTCTCCCAGATCGACCTCGATCAGGATGGCATTAAGGATTTGTTTGTGTTTGATCGTACTGGATATAAAGTATCAACTTTTATTAATAAAGGAACATCAAATGCAGTCGATTATGTGTTTGCGCCTCAATACAGGGACAAGTTTCTGGTTTTTGAGGAATGGGTGTTACTGGCCGACTATAATTGCGATGGCAAAGAGGATATTTTTGCGTATACAAATGGCGGTATGAAAGTTTACCGCAATGATTCAGACCCTGGTAATGGTCTGAAATTTACATTGATAACTCCATTATTGCTTTCACATTATCACCCCAACAACTATAATTTATATGTTAGCTCTGTTGATATTCCTGCAATATCCGATATTGACGGAGATGGAGATCTTGACATTGTTACTATGAGTATCATGGGAACATTTATGGAGTATCATCAGAATATGTCGAAAGAAATAAAGGGTAATTGCGATACACTGGCTTTTGAACTGGCCACAACCTGCTGGGGAAATTTTGCCGAAAATTCTTTCGATAATAAAGTTAATCTCAACCTCAGTTGCAAGGTCTCAAATTATGCACCCGACCAGAAACCCCCGCATTTATTACACAGCGGTTCATGTGAATTATGTTTGGATGTTGACGGGGATGGTGATAAAGAAATTTTGATCGGCGGCATTTCGGCAACTAATCTTACGCTGGTTGTGAATGGGGGTACACCAACTTTCGCAAAAATGACATCGCAGGATGCTGCTTACCCGCCTTCATCACCTGTGAATATGACCATTTTCCCATGTGCTTTTTACCTCGATGTGGATAATGATGGACTGAGTGATATGCTGGTAAGTCCTAACGCCCCTAACGCATCGGAGAATTTTACCAGTGTACTGATGTATAAAAATACCGGTTCCACTAATAGTGTGACATTTACTTTTCAGAAAAATAATTTTTTGCAGGATCAAATGATCGATCTTGGTGAAGGGGCCTACCCGGTATTTTTTGATTACAATGGCGATGGTATAAAAGATCTGCTGGTAGGTAATTATAAGTATTATTCATCTTCCACATTACAGTCGAAAATAGCCTTATTTAAAAATACGGGCACCTTAACAAAACCTTCATTTGAACTGGTTACGCGTGACTATGCGAACCTGGCTTCGCTGAATATTATAAATATGATACCGGCATTTGGCGACCTCGATGGAGACGGGGATCAGGATATGATAATTGGTGATAGTTTCGGTAAATTGTACTATTTTACAAATACACCTGTGGTCGGTGTCGCATCTTTTACTTTAACCAATACATCATTTAAGGACAATGCAGGAACAATAATAGATGTTGGAGGTTACGCCGCACCCCAGCTGATCGATGTGGATCGGGATACTAAGCTCGATCTTATTATTGGTTCAAGCAGTGGTAAGCTGGCCTATTACCGTAATACAGGAACTGTAAATGCGCCGGTATTTACCAAAATGGCTGCTGCATTTGGAGGTGTTGATGTGGTGCGTAAGAGTACTTATTCAATTACAGGTTACAGCGTACCTTATATGTTTGATGCCGGTGGCTCATACAAATTGCTGATCGGGTCGGAAAGCGGCTATTTATATTATTACACTAATATTGACGGCAATTTATCGGGTAATTTTACTTTGGTGGATTCTTCGTATCAGAAAGTATGGGAAGGTTCACGCATTGCGCCAAATGGTACGGATATTAATAGTGATGGCCTGGTTGATCTGGCCATTGGGAATTATGCTGGTGGTGTTTCTATGTTTTATGGACAAACAACCAATTCGGTGAACTCTATTGATGAGCGGCAGATAGCATTTGATCTGTATCCGAACCCGGCTTCCGATGAATTAACTATCAAGCTTTATTCAATTAAAGATAGGGTTACACTAAGCATTGTTGATATTTTCGGGCGAGAAGTGAAACAATTCAGTTCGGATGGTTCACTTTTCAAAACAAACGTTTCTTTTTTAGCCGGAGGATTATATATTTGCAGGCTCCAATTTGAGGATACTGATGGGCGGCCTGTTTTTGGAAGTAAACGGTTTGTAATAGCGCGTTAG
- a CDS encoding T9SS type A sorting domain-containing protein → MKKSIFGTALIMVAEFTISFHETKAATLAITANTNWSAITGGGGPGGIPNSTDVVNVKNGATLTVDIANAICSYMEVGKTGSSAGNGTLVFNAGSQLTLSGNTGLFTGTSSYTGTIDMTAGGTFLLPKWGGTTATTVFIPGSGTLKWENADPSSFTFLQAITSFNNLVINSSGYTATLGANITITGTLNVIAGTLNTSGSNYSLTVNGNTTIAGTFTANASAIAFGGDFSNSGTFTYGTSTVTFNGGSAQQLLGSSNTSFYNMTLNNASGLTLAPSAGVITTVRNTLTLSSGKITLGAFELAIGAAGVSGSISGASSSNYIITNSTGKLNQYNIGTEQRTSVLYPVGINSTSYTPIALAVSGASTVDNFKVSVSQTVYSLGTSGSALTSSVIDRTWDITEGTPTGSSLTLQPQWNAVDELGSFNRALCHVSHYTAGAWSPQGSDAAASGSDPYTITSNAVTSFSPFAVSTSTILPIELLNFSASLQPGKTVLAEWKTASETNNDYFTVERSRDGINFETITIIDGLGNSSQIHNYSAFDYYPLEGISYYRLKQTDFDGKYSFSDLKAVNFIDNDVKEHLEFVLFPNPSNGGGGGKKILNADKASSSKILVVVYNCLGNEFCSNSAIIENVPSQIIAVDFFQKLPVGVYFVTVTSDNTIYNYKQKLVIQ, encoded by the coding sequence ATGAAAAAATCAATTTTTGGAACCGCCCTTATTATGGTTGCAGAATTCACTATTTCTTTTCATGAAACAAAGGCCGCTACCTTAGCTATAACCGCCAATACCAATTGGAGTGCTATTACCGGAGGAGGAGGCCCTGGGGGAATTCCCAATTCAACCGATGTGGTTAATGTAAAAAACGGTGCTACCTTAACTGTAGATATTGCCAACGCTATCTGTAGCTACATGGAAGTTGGTAAAACCGGCTCCAGTGCCGGAAATGGAACACTTGTATTTAATGCAGGATCTCAGCTTACGCTTAGTGGCAATACGGGTTTATTTACAGGAACATCATCCTACACTGGAACAATTGACATGACTGCCGGGGGTACATTCCTTTTGCCCAAATGGGGCGGAACTACAGCTACTACAGTATTTATACCGGGAAGTGGCACATTAAAATGGGAAAATGCCGATCCTTCCAGTTTTACTTTTCTCCAAGCCATTACCTCATTTAATAATTTAGTGATTAATTCATCCGGGTATACAGCCACGCTGGGTGCCAACATAACCATTACAGGTACACTGAATGTTATAGCGGGCACACTAAATACTTCGGGAAGCAATTATTCATTAACGGTAAATGGCAACACAACCATTGCCGGCACTTTCACGGCCAATGCCAGCGCCATTGCTTTTGGGGGTGATTTTTCTAATTCCGGAACTTTTACTTATGGCACCAGCACTGTAACTTTTAATGGAGGTTCGGCACAGCAACTACTTGGATCATCCAATACAAGTTTTTACAATATGACGCTGAACAATGCCAGTGGATTAACCCTCGCGCCAAGCGCGGGAGTAATTACCACCGTACGTAATACCCTTACATTATCAAGCGGTAAAATTACATTGGGGGCATTTGAACTGGCAATAGGAGCTGCCGGAGTAAGCGGAAGCATTTCCGGGGCAAGTTCTTCTAATTACATAATCACCAACAGTACCGGAAAGTTAAACCAGTACAACATAGGAACCGAACAACGAACCAGTGTACTCTATCCTGTGGGTATCAATTCTACAAGCTATACTCCTATTGCTTTGGCTGTTTCAGGCGCATCCACAGTTGATAATTTCAAAGTGAGTGTGAGCCAAACCGTTTACAGCTTGGGCACCAGTGGGAGTGCACTTACCAGCAGTGTGATTGACAGAACCTGGGATATTACCGAAGGCACTCCAACCGGTTCAAGCCTAACCTTACAGCCACAGTGGAATGCGGTTGACGAGCTTGGTTCATTTAACAGAGCTCTATGTCATGTATCACACTATACGGCAGGAGCCTGGAGCCCGCAGGGGAGTGATGCAGCGGCAAGCGGATCGGACCCCTATACCATCACATCAAATGCGGTCACTTCCTTTTCCCCTTTTGCGGTGTCCACCAGCACTATACTTCCGATTGAACTTCTTAATTTTTCTGCCAGTCTCCAACCAGGGAAAACAGTACTTGCAGAGTGGAAAACGGCCAGCGAAACAAACAATGATTATTTTACAGTTGAAAGAAGCAGGGATGGAATTAATTTTGAAACAATCACTATTATAGATGGTTTGGGTAATAGTTCACAAATACATAATTATTCAGCCTTTGATTATTATCCCTTAGAAGGAATTTCGTATTACCGTTTAAAGCAGACTGACTTTGATGGGAAATATTCATTTTCCGATTTAAAAGCAGTCAATTTTATTGATAATGATGTAAAGGAGCATTTGGAATTTGTACTGTTTCCAAATCCATCAAATGGGGGGGGGGGGGGCAAAAAAATTTTAAATGCTGATAAAGCAAGTTCCAGCAAAATTCTTGTTGTTGTATATAATTGCCTGGGTAACGAGTTTTGTTCTAATAGTGCGATTATTGAAAATGTCCCTTCACAAATTATTGCGGTTGATTTTTTCCAAAAATTACCAGTAGGGGTTTATTTTGTTACAGTTACTTCCGATAATACTATTTATAATTATAAACAAAAATTAGTTATTCAATAG